In a genomic window of Ralstonia insidiosa:
- a CDS encoding type VI secretion system Vgr family protein — MDVTTLLQNLFAPAHRLYALEGEGPLADLAVEAWLGREALSDLFEWRVVAVSANARIALKSLLGQRVTLVTTLANGTQAKRTGLIRLAEKRGADGSLTRYRLTVVPWFWLATQQRHSQVFQNRPLADIFEQVLNPYAPYASWRYAAGAEARMNDFGTRSHIAQFRETDYHFVTRLLAEAGLGFTTVEDEQAHGGHTLVIFADSTQLAEDTESAADGGIRYHRAHSQEESDAIQQLACHSRTTVGGVAVAAWDPEGKSSVRGHAPARAGAVSGSPDAYLSISPSLAPDAANAQRVAEQVMESLEARALLFSGRGTVRTLRSGTRLQLRDCPHLPNNVNSDPNADASAPYPLLMDLVEHCGINNLTADTHLALGQRLGGVDASLLFDTPPDAPESGPGVFGFQEADAPVERLTPTGELLAAARKHGYVGLFRAGDARRPWRPAVTEPDTGRLYSPPTAQGVHSAIVVGPDGQTQAGGDGEHHTTPAGEIRVRFPWQQGERADDRSTRWVRVAQRQAGSGMGWQWLPRIGQEVLVKFSEDDIDQPVVIGALYNGQGEAGIAPTPGGQGASGQSDGAALYKQGSDSATSAQGNVAGGHSPAWHGMGTEAEGHRNAAAHTGFKSAEHGGSGYNQLVFDDSDGQLRTQLGTTQQHSQLNLGHLVHQQDNRRGSFRGQGFELRTDGHAAVRGQAGLLLTTYRDASNGKALPTGDNAAGIALIKQAKSLTASLGQGAVTHQTAALATAKDDDAPLGKQAKAAAGMVDGKALDAAKQDASAGNTATQGKVPHQGEAMAHLAGRAGLVMVAGQDLQFSNGESIALGSGQDTNLAIGKQARLHAGHAIGVAAGLSKAGDNNIGLQITAGQDNIDVQAQHDVLKLMAKQDLKLVSANMNVDFAAAKRIRIATAGGASITIEGGNITVECAGPITYKAAQRQFQGPQGTSYSLPNFPQSPFNLKGAFPFS, encoded by the coding sequence ATGGACGTAACGACCCTTCTCCAGAACCTCTTTGCGCCGGCGCATCGTTTGTATGCCCTGGAAGGCGAAGGCCCGCTGGCAGACCTGGCGGTGGAAGCGTGGCTCGGCCGCGAGGCGCTCTCCGATTTGTTCGAGTGGCGCGTGGTGGCGGTCAGCGCCAACGCGCGCATTGCGCTCAAATCGCTGCTCGGCCAACGCGTGACGTTGGTCACAACCTTGGCCAATGGCACGCAAGCCAAGCGCACCGGGCTCATCCGCCTGGCTGAGAAGCGTGGTGCAGACGGCAGCCTGACGCGCTACCGCCTGACCGTCGTGCCCTGGTTCTGGCTGGCGACGCAGCAGCGCCACAGCCAGGTGTTCCAGAACCGGCCGCTGGCGGACATCTTTGAGCAGGTGCTGAACCCGTACGCACCGTATGCATCGTGGCGCTATGCCGCCGGCGCCGAGGCGCGCATGAACGACTTCGGCACGCGCAGCCACATCGCGCAGTTTCGCGAGACCGACTACCACTTCGTCACACGTCTGCTGGCAGAGGCCGGGCTCGGCTTCACCACGGTCGAAGACGAGCAGGCGCATGGCGGTCATACGCTGGTGATCTTTGCCGACAGCACCCAGTTGGCGGAAGACACGGAATCGGCTGCTGATGGCGGCATTCGTTACCACCGCGCGCACAGCCAGGAAGAAAGCGACGCCATCCAGCAACTCGCCTGCCACAGCCGCACGACCGTAGGCGGCGTGGCCGTGGCCGCGTGGGACCCGGAAGGCAAGAGCAGCGTGCGTGGTCATGCGCCGGCACGCGCTGGTGCCGTATCGGGCAGCCCCGACGCGTATCTGTCGATCAGCCCATCGCTGGCGCCCGATGCCGCCAACGCACAGCGCGTTGCCGAACAAGTCATGGAAAGCCTGGAGGCGCGCGCGCTGCTGTTCTCCGGCCGTGGCACGGTGCGCACGCTGCGCAGCGGCACGCGCTTGCAGTTGCGCGACTGCCCGCATCTGCCGAACAACGTAAATTCGGACCCCAATGCCGACGCCAGCGCACCGTATCCGCTGCTGATGGATCTGGTGGAGCACTGCGGCATCAACAACCTGACGGCCGACACGCACCTCGCGCTGGGCCAGCGGTTGGGTGGGGTGGACGCTTCACTGTTGTTTGATACGCCACCTGATGCGCCGGAATCCGGCCCGGGTGTCTTCGGTTTCCAAGAGGCGGACGCGCCCGTCGAACGTTTGACGCCCACCGGCGAGCTGCTGGCCGCAGCGCGCAAGCATGGCTATGTCGGCCTATTCCGCGCCGGCGATGCCCGCCGCCCCTGGCGTCCGGCCGTGACGGAACCTGACACCGGCCGTTTGTACTCACCACCCACGGCACAAGGCGTGCACAGCGCCATCGTGGTCGGCCCCGACGGTCAGACGCAAGCCGGTGGCGATGGCGAACACCACACCACCCCCGCCGGTGAAATCCGCGTCCGCTTCCCCTGGCAACAAGGCGAGCGCGCTGATGACCGCAGCACTCGCTGGGTGCGTGTGGCACAGCGCCAGGCAGGCTCGGGCATGGGCTGGCAGTGGCTGCCGCGCATCGGCCAGGAAGTGCTCGTCAAGTTCAGCGAAGACGACATCGACCAACCAGTCGTGATTGGTGCGCTGTACAACGGGCAAGGTGAAGCCGGTATCGCGCCCACGCCGGGCGGGCAGGGTGCCTCTGGCCAGAGCGACGGCGCCGCGCTCTACAAGCAAGGCAGCGACAGCGCCACCAGTGCGCAGGGCAACGTTGCCGGTGGTCACAGCCCCGCGTGGCACGGCATGGGTACAGAAGCCGAGGGCCACCGCAACGCTGCCGCACACACCGGCTTCAAGAGCGCAGAACATGGTGGCAGCGGTTACAACCAGCTCGTCTTTGACGACAGCGACGGTCAGCTGCGCACACAGCTTGGCACCACGCAGCAGCATAGCCAGCTCAACCTCGGCCACCTCGTTCATCAACAAGACAACCGGCGCGGCAGCTTCCGCGGCCAGGGCTTTGAGTTGCGTACCGATGGGCACGCCGCCGTGCGCGGTCAGGCGGGCCTATTGCTTACCACGTACCGCGATGCCAGCAACGGCAAAGCCCTGCCCACGGGTGACAACGCAGCAGGCATCGCGTTGATCAAGCAAGCCAAGTCACTGACCGCATCATTGGGGCAGGGCGCTGTGACACACCAGACCGCTGCACTTGCCACCGCCAAAGACGACGACGCGCCGCTCGGCAAGCAGGCCAAGGCTGCTGCCGGCATGGTCGACGGCAAGGCGCTGGATGCCGCCAAGCAAGACGCCAGCGCCGGCAACACCGCCACGCAAGGCAAGGTGCCGCACCAAGGTGAGGCCATGGCGCACCTTGCCGGCCGTGCTGGCCTGGTGATGGTGGCGGGCCAAGACTTGCAGTTCTCCAACGGCGAAAGCATCGCCCTTGGCAGCGGCCAGGACACCAATCTCGCCATCGGCAAACAGGCGCGCCTGCACGCGGGTCACGCCATCGGTGTAGCAGCGGGTTTGTCCAAGGCAGGGGACAACAACATCGGGCTGCAGATCACCGCGGGGCAAGACAACATCGACGTGCAGGCCCAGCACGACGTGCTCAAACTGATGGCCAAGCAAGACCTGAAGCTGGTGTCGGCCAACATGAACGTGGATTTTGCGGCGGCCAAGCGCATTCGCATTGCCACGGCGGGCGGGGCGTCGATCACGATTGAAGGCGGGAACATTACGGTCGAGTGTGCTGGGCCGATTACGTATAAGGCGGCGCAGCGGCAGTTTCAGGGGCCGCAGGGCACGAGTTACAGCCTGCCGAACTTCCCGCAGTCTCCGTTTAACCTCAAGGGCGCGTTCCCGTTCTCCTGA
- a CDS encoding M23 family metallopeptidase → MLISYPILETPQANDTEETLLARMLARATSPAGQYPANTIRQYKVWHGGLHLEATNATPIRAIADGTIVAYRQAAASEQYQGQLYDTSFVLIKHETESGENTPVVFYSLYMHLASRDALTTDQVSSLPSLFQQAAAIGPDAKSPPVSSPAERKQARVYRKDILGYPGLQYGQTDRRLHFEVFTTEEHLGRFWKDSSTATNQTASVDFYGDAHFVIPASTTFTDRHPNASPPHRIVFSAPYDYAPHDFPLDVGQAGANSDQLFVTVRLDRGRRIATTYSMQGGVCQQVGPAVEQANYEYELFRLATTLYPDRPSAGFEWLRFGRILSGETTTTNQNWQLVRYSDAAVGYVDLAQANVVKLSDADFPYWRGWEKFEEGELASPTDAFVDDQRALQLLNDPSDVGQQKLRHLVVKHPSEWDASDLGARYAKLRQQGEPLESEESWQPFEAHVQKLAFWEKTGGLDRSVWHFHPLEFISHFRRCSWLHKSELLQLLPMNSLRKAGAAWVWEPVHLSGAATLLGSTPGAASRRLALNKALNKYGIGTTVRKACFFGNATQETQWFLKFHEGSPYWYKPWDGRGFLQLTHATNYCKYWSFKGEPVSAQVKSVLDVATTTANNNRPLVNGHKLMTDPTNSLSDANTHIPQEVIDKRNAVAEAFDAANSAGVYWAWSSASKSADAFILQPQNTRRQVNTGQGVKYYYENQAFGSVAGTVNTGSPSSSYSSIWGVQARFQAFANAQVVLLDTPAFEHTDGVTRDIPQGFERREME, encoded by the coding sequence ATGCTGATCAGCTACCCCATTCTGGAAACGCCGCAGGCGAACGATACCGAGGAAACGTTGCTGGCTCGTATGCTGGCGCGCGCAACAAGTCCTGCCGGGCAGTATCCGGCGAACACGATTAGGCAATACAAGGTGTGGCACGGTGGTTTGCATTTGGAGGCGACGAACGCCACCCCGATTCGGGCCATTGCTGACGGAACGATCGTCGCGTATCGGCAGGCCGCAGCCAGTGAGCAGTACCAAGGCCAGCTGTACGACACTAGCTTTGTCCTGATCAAGCACGAGACTGAGAGCGGTGAGAACACGCCTGTTGTGTTCTATTCGCTGTATATGCATCTTGCGAGCCGTGATGCGCTGACAACTGATCAAGTATCCAGTTTGCCGTCGCTTTTTCAGCAGGCGGCAGCGATTGGACCGGACGCCAAATCGCCACCGGTCTCCTCGCCGGCTGAACGTAAGCAGGCTCGCGTGTACCGCAAGGACATTCTGGGCTATCCGGGGTTGCAGTATGGGCAAACCGATCGGCGGCTGCACTTTGAGGTCTTTACCACGGAGGAGCATCTGGGCAGGTTCTGGAAAGACAGTTCCACCGCAACCAACCAAACCGCCAGTGTCGATTTCTATGGCGATGCGCACTTCGTTATTCCGGCAAGCACGACGTTCACTGACCGGCATCCGAATGCAAGCCCGCCGCATCGCATCGTCTTCAGCGCACCGTATGACTACGCGCCGCACGATTTCCCGTTGGACGTTGGTCAAGCCGGTGCAAACAGTGATCAGCTCTTTGTGACCGTACGCTTAGACAGGGGGAGACGGATTGCGACGACATACTCAATGCAAGGCGGGGTGTGTCAGCAAGTCGGTCCGGCTGTCGAGCAGGCCAACTATGAGTATGAGCTTTTCAGACTGGCTACGACCCTGTATCCAGATCGCCCGAGTGCCGGATTCGAGTGGCTGCGCTTCGGTCGAATACTCTCTGGCGAGACGACCACCACCAACCAGAACTGGCAACTTGTGCGTTACAGCGACGCTGCCGTCGGTTACGTGGATCTAGCGCAAGCCAATGTCGTCAAGCTTTCCGATGCGGATTTCCCATACTGGCGAGGATGGGAAAAATTTGAAGAAGGCGAACTTGCAAGCCCGACGGATGCGTTCGTTGACGATCAACGTGCGTTGCAACTACTGAATGACCCGAGCGATGTTGGCCAACAGAAGCTTCGGCATCTCGTTGTCAAGCACCCCAGTGAATGGGATGCTTCGGATCTTGGGGCCCGGTATGCGAAGCTCAGGCAGCAAGGTGAACCCCTAGAGTCCGAGGAGAGTTGGCAGCCGTTCGAGGCGCATGTCCAGAAGTTAGCGTTCTGGGAAAAAACTGGTGGACTGGATCGCTCAGTGTGGCACTTCCACCCACTGGAATTTATTTCCCATTTCAGAAGATGCAGTTGGCTCCACAAATCAGAATTGCTGCAGCTACTTCCAATGAATTCTTTGAGAAAGGCCGGGGCAGCGTGGGTGTGGGAGCCGGTTCATTTATCCGGTGCGGCAACGTTGTTGGGAAGCACGCCCGGAGCCGCATCGAGAAGACTGGCGCTGAATAAGGCATTGAACAAGTACGGCATCGGAACTACCGTCCGGAAGGCATGCTTTTTTGGAAACGCAACTCAGGAAACCCAATGGTTTTTAAAGTTTCATGAGGGGAGTCCTTATTGGTATAAGCCATGGGATGGCCGCGGTTTTCTGCAATTAACTCACGCCACCAATTATTGCAAATACTGGAGCTTTAAAGGTGAGCCGGTGTCTGCTCAAGTCAAGTCGGTGTTAGATGTGGCTACTACAACCGCCAACAACAATCGGCCGCTTGTTAATGGACATAAGTTGATGACGGATCCAACAAACTCCCTGAGTGATGCAAACACACACATCCCTCAAGAAGTCATAGATAAGAGAAACGCTGTCGCTGAGGCTTTTGATGCGGCGAACAGCGCAGGTGTTTATTGGGCGTGGTCATCCGCATCAAAGTCGGCTGATGCCTTTATCCTTCAACCACAAAACACAAGGCGCCAGGTTAACACCGGACAAGGGGTCAAGTATTACTACGAAAATCAAGCATTCGGAAGTGTCGCCGGAACGGTGAATACGGGGTCACCATCAAGTTCGTACTCGTCTATTTGGGGGGTTCAGGCCCGCTTCCAGGCATTCGCAAACGCGCAAGTCGTGTTATTGGATACACCGGCATTCGAGCACACGGATGGTGTTACGCGTGATATACCTCAAGGCTTTGAACGGAGGGAGATGGAATGA